In Chitinophaga nivalis, a single genomic region encodes these proteins:
- a CDS encoding FecCD family ABC transporter permease, translated as MKQQLKKTGTVSLLSIVLVLVVLIATGTGAMYISPLQVLAILLHKIGIAVPVSYAPAMEGVLWMIRLPRVLMGVLTGAGLAVAGAAMQGLFRNPMADPGLIGISSGASLSAVGMIVFQLAMPAWFNSGWLHYYALNIAAFGGAFLAAYLIIRIARTDSGSSVTMMLLGGIAINALCMALVGLLTYLSTNEQLRSIVFWTMGSLGGASWQTLGVAAPFILLPVLLLPRLSAALDVFALGEREAMHSGVNVQPLKVKLLLLATMAVAAGVSVTGIIGFVGLVVPHIVRQFTGPRYGILFPCAALAGATLLTIADLFCRTVLAPAELPVGIVTAIIGAPFFIWLIIKEKRTLIV; from the coding sequence TTGAAACAACAATTGAAGAAAACAGGAACAGTGAGCTTACTCAGCATCGTATTGGTGCTGGTGGTATTGATTGCCACCGGTACCGGTGCGATGTATATCTCTCCCCTGCAGGTATTGGCCATCCTGTTGCATAAAATTGGTATAGCCGTTCCCGTTAGCTATGCACCTGCTATGGAGGGCGTACTATGGATGATCCGGTTGCCGCGGGTATTAATGGGCGTGCTCACGGGCGCCGGCCTGGCGGTGGCAGGGGCTGCCATGCAGGGATTATTCCGTAATCCAATGGCAGATCCCGGTCTGATTGGTATCAGCTCCGGTGCATCGTTGTCGGCGGTGGGTATGATTGTGTTTCAGCTGGCCATGCCAGCCTGGTTCAACAGCGGCTGGCTACATTATTACGCCCTCAATATCGCTGCTTTTGGCGGCGCATTTCTGGCGGCATATTTAATTATTCGTATAGCCCGTACCGATAGTGGTTCTTCTGTTACCATGATGCTGCTGGGCGGCATTGCCATCAATGCATTGTGTATGGCGCTGGTAGGATTGCTGACCTATTTATCTACCAACGAACAACTGCGCAGCATTGTATTCTGGACGATGGGAAGCCTGGGTGGCGCATCCTGGCAAACGTTAGGGGTAGCAGCGCCTTTTATATTGTTACCGGTACTGTTGCTGCCACGATTATCGGCTGCCCTGGATGTATTTGCGCTGGGGGAAAGAGAAGCGATGCACAGCGGGGTAAACGTACAACCGCTGAAAGTAAAATTGTTGTTACTGGCCACCATGGCGGTAGCAGCTGGTGTATCCGTAACAGGCATTATTGGTTTTGTAGGCCTGGTAGTACCGCATATTGTGCGGCAATTTACCGGACCGCGGTATGGTATATTGTTTCCATGTGCGGCGTTGGCAGGTGCTACTTTATTAACCATTGCCGACCTTTTTTGCCGGACAGTATTAGCACCGGCAGAGTTACCGGTGGGGATCGTGACCGCCATTATCGGCGCACCTTTCTTTATCTGGTTGATCATCAAAGAAAAAAGAACACTGATCGTATAA
- a CDS encoding heme/hemin ABC transporter substrate-binding protein, with product MSFKLRCSTVLFLLCLQIGVSVSTYAQSSYKRIVSLNGTVTEILCDLGFQQQIVGVDVTSIYPAAMEKVPKVGHNRNISAEPVLALQPDLILSTANFLSPAVIAQFKSVGIANVIVEQDYSVAGTKKLITQIAAALNVPAKGTALCKQIDQQQAALHIAKQNKKVLFIYARGAGTMMVAGEGTPMDKMITLAGAANAATGFHDFKPLTAEALVAANPDVVLLFDIGLQSLGGVDGLLKVPGVAQTNAGKNRKVIVMDGLLLSGFGPRVIPAIKELSQKIGG from the coding sequence ATGTCATTCAAATTACGGTGCAGCACCGTGCTGTTTTTGCTATGCCTGCAGATAGGCGTTAGCGTTAGTACCTATGCACAGTCATCCTATAAAAGGATTGTGTCTTTAAACGGTACAGTAACAGAAATACTGTGTGACCTTGGTTTTCAGCAGCAGATTGTAGGCGTAGATGTAACCAGTATCTATCCGGCTGCTATGGAGAAAGTGCCCAAAGTGGGACATAACCGTAATATCAGTGCAGAGCCGGTATTGGCGTTGCAACCGGACCTGATTCTTTCTACCGCTAATTTTTTAAGCCCGGCAGTGATTGCCCAGTTTAAAAGTGTAGGCATCGCCAATGTAATTGTAGAACAGGATTATTCTGTAGCGGGAACCAAAAAACTGATCACCCAGATCGCTGCCGCACTGAATGTACCTGCCAAAGGTACCGCCTTGTGCAAGCAGATAGACCAGCAACAGGCAGCGCTGCACATTGCCAAACAAAATAAGAAAGTACTGTTCATATACGCGCGTGGCGCCGGTACCATGATGGTAGCAGGTGAAGGAACGCCGATGGACAAAATGATAACCCTGGCTGGTGCTGCCAATGCAGCCACCGGTTTCCATGATTTTAAGCCGTTAACGGCAGAAGCACTGGTAGCCGCTAATCCGGATGTAGTGCTGTTATTTGATATCGGATTGCAAAGCCTGGGCGGTGTAGATGGATTGCTGAAAGTGCCGGGTGTTGCACAAACCAATGCCGGTAAAAACCGGAAAGTAATTGTGATGGATGGCTTATTACTGTCGGGCTTCGGGCCACGGGTTATCCCCGCTATTAAAGAACTGTCGCAGAAGATCGGCGGATAA
- a CDS encoding RNA polymerase sigma-70 factor — MLELHTFEVLFKENHAHCLAFATHYTGDPHVAEEIVQQVFLRIWEKRDSITITGPVKAYLFSAIRNTAISQWRKDTVRSEKETGYGAVRETATQATDQVKELETLYQRALERLPERCREVFILSRQHQLKYAEIASAMNISVKTVENQMGKALKILHEELKEYLPLLTGFLF; from the coding sequence ATGTTGGAACTCCATACATTCGAAGTCTTATTCAAAGAAAACCATGCACACTGCCTGGCCTTTGCCACTCACTACACGGGGGATCCTCATGTAGCGGAGGAAATTGTGCAGCAGGTATTTCTTCGGATCTGGGAAAAGCGGGATAGTATTACGATTACCGGTCCCGTTAAAGCCTATTTGTTTTCTGCTATCAGGAATACTGCCATCAGCCAATGGCGTAAAGACACCGTAAGGTCCGAAAAGGAAACCGGATACGGCGCCGTGCGGGAAACAGCTACGCAGGCTACTGACCAGGTAAAAGAACTGGAAACGCTTTATCAGCGGGCGCTCGAACGGTTACCTGAACGTTGCCGGGAAGTATTTATCCTAAGCCGGCAGCACCAGCTGAAATATGCTGAAATAGCCAGTGCCATGAATATTTCCGTGAAAACTGTGGAAAATCAAATGGGCAAAGCCCTGAAAATCCTGCATGAGGAGCTGAAAGAATACCTGCCTTTGCTGACAGGTTTTCTCTTTTAA
- a CDS encoding quinone-dependent dihydroorotate dehydrogenase, with protein sequence MYNLIKKILFRYSPESIHHSVMRGMKIIHSLPLGKNLLQACCGVKNQQLEREVFGLRFCNPVGLAAGFDKDAKYIDELASLGFGFVEIGTVTPLPQPGNDLPRLFRLPADKALINRMGFNNEGAAAAAKRLQFRKSNIIVGGNIGKNKVTPNEEALSDYEKCFHALYEAVDYFVVNVSSPNTPNLRALQEKEPLKQLLHHLQLLNAQKLKPKPILLKIAPDLTNEQLDDIIEIVQETKLAGIVATNTTISREGLVTDAQTIQEIGAGGLSGLPVKQKATEVIRYIHTHSKGSIPIIAVGGIFTAEDAQEKLDAGAALVQVYTGFIYEGPTIVKKICKGLR encoded by the coding sequence ATGTACAATCTGATCAAAAAAATACTCTTCCGCTATTCGCCGGAAAGCATTCACCACAGCGTAATGCGTGGGATGAAAATAATCCACTCCCTGCCACTGGGCAAAAATTTATTACAGGCATGCTGCGGTGTAAAAAACCAGCAACTGGAAAGAGAAGTATTCGGTCTTCGTTTCTGCAATCCGGTAGGGTTGGCGGCCGGTTTCGACAAAGATGCGAAATACATCGACGAACTGGCTTCTCTCGGTTTTGGTTTCGTGGAAATTGGTACCGTAACACCGTTACCACAGCCAGGCAATGATCTGCCCCGTCTTTTCCGCCTGCCGGCAGATAAAGCCCTGATCAACCGGATGGGATTCAATAACGAAGGCGCTGCTGCAGCGGCCAAACGTTTACAGTTCCGGAAATCCAACATCATTGTAGGTGGTAACATTGGTAAAAACAAAGTGACGCCCAATGAAGAAGCACTCAGTGATTATGAAAAATGTTTTCACGCCCTCTATGAGGCGGTAGACTATTTTGTAGTCAATGTCAGCTCACCCAATACCCCCAACCTGCGGGCATTACAGGAAAAAGAGCCGTTGAAGCAACTGCTGCATCACCTGCAACTGCTCAATGCACAGAAGCTGAAACCGAAGCCTATATTACTGAAAATAGCACCCGATCTTACCAACGAACAACTCGATGATATCATTGAAATCGTACAGGAAACCAAACTGGCGGGCATTGTGGCTACCAACACCACCATCAGCCGCGAAGGACTGGTTACCGATGCGCAGACGATTCAGGAGATAGGCGCCGGAGGATTGAGCGGGCTGCCGGTAAAACAAAAAGCAACGGAAGTAATCCGTTATATCCATACCCATAGCAAGGGTAGCATTCCTATTATAGCCGTAGGGGGTATTTTTACCGCCGAAGATGCGCAGGAAAAGCTGGATGCAGGCGCCGCACTGGTACAGGTGTACACAGGGTTCATTTATGAAGGCCCCACTATTGTTAAAAAGATCTGTAAAGGACTGAGATAA
- a CDS encoding TonB-dependent receptor, producing MSLAEKLLTGILLFCFPLRVWGWDWQTRVTVVVKEQPVKAVCELLEKEYGIHFSYSRELVNLSRKVTITAHNQRLKRVLEDLFDPDDIRFTRVGDQLVLLPVKRNYRTISGYVEDMVTGERLIGATIYSPSLQQGTTTNQYGYFSLTTVKDTNSLIISYVGYTPFLQSVANRGNKLLTISLEPLANLKEVVVSATEKNRLQDQTQMSKVNLQMSEVQAMPKLLGESDVMRTLQSLPGITGGLDGAGGLHVRGGSPDQNLILMDGTPLFNFSHFFGVFSLLNTDVIKNTDLYKGAFPARFGGRLSSVIDITMKEGDMKAYHGDVSIGLISAKFNLEGPIIKNKTSFMVSGRRSYPDLLMNAVLQSGNILDPNGSLGAYFYDINAKVNHIFSPKDRIFLSFYKGEDKISVRQSMEDTTIVPYDPTKMRLEAGGFVAGWGNTIGALRWNHIYGPRLFSNVTINYSRYSFFTEFNQKYTIPAADQRVDLFGRYSSRMQNVGTKIDFDFRPNPSHSLRFGAAGSLNYFKPSSSVLKDMDSRLKPLDTIDQEMRSRGVEMSVYIEDEWKLSQHLFANLGLHMSGFQVEGRFYPSIQPRLGMRYVLPRNWAIKAAYTHMTQYLHLLTNSGASLPTDIWVPSTQRVAPMFSVQVAAGIAKTTTDHNFEFSLEGYFKSMDNMVEYRDDSLMTSPNLSRWDEKVTVGQGWSYGGELMIQKKKGNTTGWIGYTLAWSTRRFPGINRGEIFPYKYDHRHDLEAVVMQKLSKNWEISASWHYTTGAPITLPVASYLGIGNASPWDPGPETMPVDRYDSRYNFRTADEHRLDLSITYSKQKKRWRKTWNLSIYNVYNQKNALFYYLQEDEVTKKRYLNKITILPILPSITYSVSF from the coding sequence ATGTCGTTAGCCGAAAAACTGCTAACGGGAATCTTGCTTTTTTGTTTCCCGTTACGTGTTTGGGGGTGGGACTGGCAAACAAGAGTAACGGTAGTGGTGAAAGAGCAGCCTGTAAAAGCTGTATGTGAGTTGTTGGAAAAAGAATACGGAATTCATTTCTCTTATAGCAGGGAACTTGTCAATTTGTCCCGGAAAGTTACGATAACAGCACACAACCAGCGCCTCAAAAGGGTGCTGGAGGACTTGTTTGACCCTGATGATATACGTTTTACCCGGGTAGGAGATCAACTGGTATTGTTACCCGTGAAGCGAAATTACCGCACCATCAGTGGATATGTGGAAGATATGGTGACCGGGGAAAGACTCATCGGCGCCACCATTTACTCGCCGTCCTTACAACAGGGTACTACCACCAATCAATATGGCTACTTTAGTCTGACGACCGTAAAAGATACCAACAGCCTCATTATATCTTATGTCGGCTATACCCCTTTCCTGCAATCAGTCGCCAACCGGGGGAATAAATTACTGACAATATCACTGGAACCGCTGGCAAACCTCAAGGAGGTAGTGGTGAGTGCCACAGAAAAAAACAGGCTGCAGGATCAGACGCAGATGAGTAAAGTAAATCTGCAGATGTCAGAAGTGCAGGCGATGCCCAAGTTATTGGGAGAGTCGGATGTCATGCGCACCTTACAGTCGTTGCCCGGTATTACCGGCGGCCTGGATGGTGCCGGTGGCTTGCATGTGCGGGGAGGCAGCCCGGATCAGAACCTGATTTTAATGGATGGCACCCCATTGTTCAACTTCTCTCACTTCTTCGGGGTATTCTCTTTACTGAATACAGATGTGATCAAAAATACAGACCTCTACAAGGGCGCTTTCCCTGCCAGGTTTGGTGGTCGCCTGTCTTCGGTGATAGATATCACCATGAAGGAAGGGGATATGAAAGCTTATCATGGCGATGTGTCTATCGGATTAATTTCTGCCAAGTTTAACCTGGAAGGACCGATTATAAAAAATAAAACGTCTTTCATGGTCTCGGGGCGCCGCTCCTATCCGGATCTGCTGATGAATGCAGTATTGCAATCCGGTAATATATTGGACCCGAATGGTTCACTGGGCGCCTATTTTTATGATATCAATGCTAAAGTCAATCATATTTTTTCTCCCAAAGACCGGATTTTTTTAAGTTTTTATAAGGGAGAAGATAAGATCAGTGTCCGGCAATCCATGGAAGATACGACCATCGTACCTTATGACCCTACCAAGATGCGACTGGAAGCAGGCGGGTTTGTAGCAGGATGGGGCAATACCATTGGCGCCCTGCGCTGGAATCATATTTATGGTCCCAGGTTATTTTCCAATGTAACGATCAACTACTCACGGTATTCTTTCTTTACAGAATTTAACCAGAAATATACCATTCCCGCTGCTGACCAGCGGGTGGATTTGTTTGGCCGATACAGCTCGCGGATGCAGAACGTAGGTACGAAGATCGATTTTGATTTCCGGCCCAACCCTTCCCATTCCCTGCGTTTCGGTGCGGCCGGCAGCCTGAATTACTTTAAGCCAAGCAGTTCGGTGCTGAAAGATATGGACAGCCGGTTGAAACCATTGGATACCATAGATCAGGAGATGCGTTCCCGCGGTGTGGAGATGTCGGTATACATAGAAGATGAATGGAAGTTGAGTCAGCACCTGTTTGCCAACCTGGGATTGCATATGTCGGGGTTCCAGGTGGAAGGCCGGTTTTATCCGTCGATACAACCACGCCTGGGTATGAGATATGTTTTACCGCGCAACTGGGCCATAAAAGCTGCCTATACACATATGACGCAGTACCTTCACCTGCTGACCAACAGCGGTGCCTCCCTGCCTACGGATATATGGGTACCTTCTACCCAGCGGGTAGCGCCGATGTTCTCCGTGCAGGTAGCTGCGGGTATTGCTAAAACCACTACTGATCATAATTTTGAATTTTCGCTGGAAGGGTATTTCAAATCCATGGATAATATGGTGGAATACCGGGACGACAGCTTAATGACCAGCCCGAATTTAAGCCGGTGGGATGAAAAAGTAACGGTAGGACAAGGCTGGAGCTATGGCGGAGAATTGATGATACAGAAGAAGAAAGGCAACACTACCGGATGGATAGGCTATACCCTGGCGTGGTCTACCCGGCGTTTCCCCGGCATTAACCGCGGTGAAATTTTCCCTTATAAATACGATCACCGGCATGATCTGGAAGCCGTGGTGATGCAGAAACTCAGTAAAAACTGGGAGATATCTGCTTCCTGGCATTATACTACCGGCGCCCCTATCACTTTGCCGGTGGCCAGTTACCTGGGAATAGGCAATGCCTCGCCCTGGGATCCGGGGCCGGAAACGATGCCCGTAGACAGGTATGATAGCCGCTATAATTTCAGAACCGCCGACGAACATCGCCTGGACCTCAGTATTACTTACAGTAAACAGAAAAAGCGCTGGCGGAAAACCTGGAACCTGAGTATATATAACGTATATAATCAGAAGAATGCATTATTTTACTATCTCCAGGAAGATGAGGTGACGAAAAAACGCTATCTCAATAAGATAACCATTCTGCCAATATTGCCAAGTATTACCTATTCCGTAAGTTTTTAA
- a CDS encoding DUF4249 domain-containing protein, producing the protein MKSAFVYAIGLVLLMSSCIKRVDTALPYEGNKLVINSLIQPDSVIYIRINRSVATSIYDEAIFGAMVNADVVLEEDGKALPTPQIRQIKGQHYFVSAEKAVLGKQYTIRASAAGMQPVAGTDTLPVGPQAGMPGAQRNSNRVRFTLSDDVRGNNFYRVRVFACGPDMKPDTLRLFRLDPTFNNNLIEFFTGSSYSSLIMSDERFNGKTVTFVLQTDDPIVHTSYMMVEVSTLTYNSYKYLRTIASQITTGNSIIIEPVRVFTNITNGYGIVGGINTQRMTFKVE; encoded by the coding sequence ATGAAGTCTGCTTTCGTATATGCGATAGGGTTGGTGCTGCTGATGAGCAGTTGTATAAAACGGGTCGATACGGCACTGCCGTATGAAGGAAATAAGCTGGTGATTAACAGTCTTATTCAACCCGATAGTGTCATTTATATACGTATTAACCGCAGTGTGGCAACGAGTATCTATGATGAAGCCATTTTCGGTGCGATGGTGAATGCGGACGTGGTATTGGAAGAAGACGGCAAAGCCCTTCCCACACCGCAGATCAGGCAGATCAAAGGCCAGCATTATTTTGTATCCGCTGAAAAAGCAGTGCTGGGTAAACAATATACCATACGGGCCTCCGCAGCCGGCATGCAGCCGGTTGCCGGTACAGATACCCTGCCGGTGGGGCCACAGGCTGGTATGCCGGGCGCCCAACGGAATAGTAACCGGGTTCGCTTTACCCTGAGTGATGATGTGCGTGGCAATAATTTTTATCGTGTCCGTGTTTTTGCCTGCGGCCCGGATATGAAACCGGATACGTTACGTTTGTTTCGCCTGGATCCTACTTTCAATAATAACCTGATCGAATTTTTTACCGGCTCCAGCTACAGCAGTCTGATTATGAGTGATGAACGTTTTAATGGAAAAACAGTCACCTTCGTACTGCAGACCGATGATCCCATTGTACATACCAGCTACATGATGGTGGAAGTAAGCACCCTGACCTATAATAGTTATAAGTATCTGCGCACCATTGCTTCCCAGATCACCACCGGCAACAGTATCATTATAGAACCGGTAAGGGTGTTTACAAACATTACGAATGGTTATGGTATTGTTGGTGGTATTAATACCCAAAGAATGACCTTTAAAGTAGAATAG
- a CDS encoding heme ABC transporter ATP-binding protein, producing MLSIQQVSLSFGKQPILHQISLEAAPGELCVLMGANGAGKSTLLKTIAGEYTHFTGDIQLGGQSLQQLPAAAQARCRAVLSQKMHLQLPFTVEEIVRMGRYVYHATPALDKAIIDYALQVLQIAELRERSWLTLSGGQQQRVHMARVLAQLLETPDLQTTDYAGKKMLLLDEPVTGMDIRHQQLALQLAQELTRKGVLVIAVLHDFQLAAAYADKLVLLHRGGIYAAGRPAEVLTAAHIRHCFDIDTQVLTHPSCSYPLIITTTHHLPSKKILANGNNHLLS from the coding sequence ATGTTAAGTATCCAGCAAGTTTCCTTGTCGTTCGGCAAACAGCCCATCCTGCATCAGATAAGCCTGGAGGCGGCGCCGGGAGAGCTGTGTGTATTAATGGGCGCGAATGGCGCCGGAAAATCCACGTTGTTGAAAACGATCGCGGGAGAATACACGCATTTTACCGGTGATATACAGCTCGGCGGGCAGTCCTTACAACAGTTGCCGGCTGCAGCGCAGGCCCGTTGCCGGGCCGTGTTGTCGCAAAAGATGCACCTGCAGCTGCCTTTCACCGTGGAAGAAATTGTACGCATGGGGCGTTATGTTTATCATGCTACGCCCGCCCTGGATAAAGCGATCATTGATTATGCCCTGCAGGTACTGCAGATAGCTGAATTGCGGGAACGCTCCTGGCTCACGTTGTCAGGAGGCCAGCAACAACGGGTACATATGGCCCGGGTACTGGCCCAGCTGCTGGAAACGCCGGATTTGCAAACGACAGATTATGCCGGGAAGAAAATGTTGCTGCTGGACGAACCGGTAACGGGAATGGATATACGACATCAGCAACTGGCATTACAGCTGGCGCAGGAACTTACCCGAAAAGGGGTACTGGTGATAGCCGTACTGCATGATTTTCAGCTGGCGGCAGCCTATGCAGATAAACTTGTCCTGTTGCACCGGGGCGGTATCTATGCGGCCGGTAGGCCGGCTGAAGTATTAACTGCGGCGCATATACGCCACTGCTTTGATATTGATACACAGGTGCTCACTCATCCATCCTGTAGTTACCCATTGATTATTACTACTACTCATCATCTCCCATCAAAAAAAATATTAGCAAATGGAAACAATCATCTCCTCTCTTAA
- a CDS encoding 16S rRNA (uracil(1498)-N(3))-methyltransferase — protein MELPVFYAPDIRPDDMRYTMNEDTSKYCIQVLRHENGDQVLLADGRGQKFTAEIADDNRKKCVLKILHTDTIPAREPALRIAISFTKNTSRIEWFLEKAAEIGIHTIIPLVSQRTEKEKIKAERLQNILVSAMLQSQQFYLPVLEAPQSFEQVVNNSKEAQQFIAHCLPEEKKTLQDTMQAGRDTLILIGPEGDFTPEEIKQALSLGFVPVSLGNTRLRTETAGMVAVTLMNAKQ, from the coding sequence ATGGAATTGCCCGTTTTTTATGCGCCCGATATACGGCCCGATGATATGAGATATACCATGAATGAGGATACCTCCAAATATTGTATTCAGGTACTTCGTCATGAAAACGGTGACCAGGTATTGCTGGCAGATGGCCGTGGACAAAAGTTTACCGCAGAAATTGCGGATGATAACCGCAAAAAATGTGTTCTGAAAATCCTGCATACCGATACGATTCCGGCCCGGGAGCCGGCATTGCGGATTGCGATCTCTTTTACTAAAAATACTTCCCGGATAGAATGGTTTCTGGAGAAGGCCGCCGAAATCGGTATCCACACCATCATTCCGCTGGTGAGTCAGCGTACGGAGAAAGAAAAGATCAAAGCAGAAAGGCTGCAGAATATACTGGTGTCGGCGATGCTGCAGTCCCAGCAGTTTTATCTGCCTGTGCTGGAAGCGCCACAGTCGTTTGAGCAGGTCGTGAACAACAGTAAGGAGGCGCAGCAATTCATTGCGCACTGCTTGCCGGAAGAAAAGAAAACCCTGCAGGATACGATGCAGGCCGGCCGTGATACGTTGATTCTGATTGGCCCGGAAGGTGATTTTACACCGGAGGAAATAAAACAGGCGTTGTCATTGGGCTTTGTGCCCGTGTCGCTGGGAAATACGCGGTTGCGTACGGAAACTGCCGGTATGGTAGCGGTGACGTTAATGAACGCTAAGCAATAA
- a CDS encoding FecR family protein, translating to MTPSFPDEALYTLLCKYLLDEADAEERAWVEAWQQDDAGNPVLLASLRKVLDTATDNQTVATADTDKSWQQLYDKMDGTPVVVPMTTKRNYTWLKVAAVLLIVLGAGVWFMTGKSPEQVYAGPVDARLKDGSEVQLSAAARLEIASGFNDHNRKVSFSGQATFNVAGSAENPFVIVLGHNKEVKVLGTRFMVDYEPTTTALKVHVSSGKVMVIDHDKGDSALLTEGMLLQQDKTRPAFRVASHVTDAVKKSLAFHDTQLEEVLHTITAVYDVKVEVADTALLKLTVNANFTGESIDDMISALAMTLNAQWEKTGDRQYQLK from the coding sequence ATGACACCTTCTTTTCCCGATGAAGCATTGTATACCTTGCTGTGCAAGTATCTGCTGGATGAAGCAGATGCTGAAGAGCGTGCGTGGGTGGAAGCATGGCAGCAGGACGACGCCGGCAATCCGGTGTTACTGGCATCTTTACGTAAGGTGCTGGATACCGCCACAGATAATCAGACCGTAGCAACGGCTGATACGGACAAGTCCTGGCAACAACTATACGATAAAATGGATGGAACACCGGTAGTGGTGCCCATGACAACAAAACGTAATTATACCTGGCTGAAAGTGGCCGCTGTTTTATTAATTGTGCTGGGAGCAGGCGTGTGGTTTATGACCGGCAAATCTCCGGAACAGGTATACGCAGGCCCGGTAGATGCCCGGCTCAAAGATGGCAGTGAAGTACAGTTATCGGCTGCTGCCAGACTGGAAATTGCCAGCGGGTTTAATGACCACAACAGAAAAGTGAGTTTTTCAGGCCAGGCTACTTTCAATGTGGCAGGCAGTGCAGAAAACCCTTTTGTAATCGTTTTAGGACATAATAAAGAAGTGAAGGTGCTGGGTACCCGGTTTATGGTGGATTATGAGCCCACCACCACTGCGCTGAAAGTACATGTAAGCAGTGGTAAGGTGATGGTGATTGATCATGATAAGGGCGACAGTGCGCTGCTTACCGAAGGTATGCTGCTGCAACAGGATAAAACCCGGCCGGCTTTTCGCGTGGCTTCCCATGTAACGGATGCCGTGAAAAAATCACTGGCTTTTCATGATACCCAATTGGAAGAAGTGCTGCATACGATAACAGCGGTGTACGACGTTAAAGTGGAGGTAGCTGATACGGCATTGTTGAAACTTACTGTGAATGCAAATTTTACAGGAGAATCAATTGATGATATGATCAGCGCCCTGGCGATGACTTTAAATGCCCAATGGGAAAAAACAGGAGATAGACAATACCAATTAAAATAA